agagcctgttggtacttttgctgtggtaccgtttcctggatggtatcagcaggaacagtttgtagttgtggtgaatttggtccctgatatcctttgggccttttgacacacttgtccctgtaaatgtcctgaacagtggaaagttcacatctgcagatgcgctgggctgtctgcaccactctctgccatttcctgcgattaagggaagcacagttcccataccaggcagtgatgcagccagtcacaatgctctcaattgtgtccctgtagaatgtCCTCAGGATTTTGGGTCCCTGTCCCCAACttgttcaaccatctgaggtgaaagaggtgctgctgtgctcttttcacaacacagccggtatgtacacacaatgtgagatccttggtgatgtttatgctgaggaatttaaagctgttcaccttcttaaacccagatccattgatgtcaacaggggttagcctgtctccattcctcctgtaatccacaatcagctttgtttttgtgacaatgagggagagtttgttttcttgacaccagtcagatgttgttcagacctcaggtagagtcagcaatcaaatgatTGAGCATAGtgtgatgaatgtgctgagctgtgtatatcacaatgcaagaagcattgtaggaagcccgatgagctcaggacagggaattatgatattgtagctattatTGGAATTTGGTTgtacccaacagtctgagggatttagaggaacaactttgtagagagattgcggaccatgccaataaacaaaggttgattcagtaagtgattttaactttccatatattgaatgggactcccatactgtaaaaggacaagATGGGGtaaatttgtcaaatgtgcccttaatcagtatgtagaatcTCTGATATAGAAGTgaacaataagctgttaggaaatgatccagggctggtgacagaatttgtgatcatattgccatgagattcaaagtaaagatggaaaaagagaggtctggattaCGGGTTGAgagtctaaattggagaaaggtcaattttgatggtatcagaaacatctgacaagtgtggtttggaacAGGCTCATTCCTGGCAACAGAGttcttgtaagtgggaggccttcagaagtgaaattttgaggatgtggagattgtatgtgcctgtcaaaataaaagatgaaaagttacaggtgcagggaaccttgcttttcaagagatattgaggccccagatattttgttcctccaaatgcctcagactgttgggtgctaccaagatccactaatgactacaatatcaggaTTCcacgccctgagctcatctggcttttttTTAAGTCGCTCatctggcttttttttttaagttgtctgcttttggtttctaaaagcttcccaatagtctttgctcttttgtttgccctctctttggcttttatgttggctttggcttctcatttcagtcaCGGatatgtcctcctgcctttccaatgcttccacttctttgggatgtatcgatcactcagctcccgagtagctcccagaaactccagccattgctgctccgttgtcactcctaccttttcccatccaaacaagtttggccagcttctctgtcacagaaacatggagaagttcagtccagaaacaggatatttggcccatctagtcaatgccaaaaaacatttaagctgtctaatgcaaatacctgcaccgggaccatcaccctccatacccctaccatccaggctcccatccaaacttcctttAAATGGTGAAACTGAGCTCATTTTCACTACTTATattcatctcattccacactgtcacgACCGgtgaagagcttttccacatgttcccattaaattttcaccttccccacttacctaTGACCTCTGTTTGTCATCCCacacaacttcagtggaaaaagctgcttgaatttatcctatctataccctcataatgttgtatacttcTAAGAAATCCTCAAAGCAGTGTAcattttccttgtttatgttttgagccgtttttaggtgtataagatgatgaggggcattgatcgtgtggatagccagtttttttcccccaggtctgaaatggctaacacgagaggacatagttttaaggtgcttggaagtagataccgaggggatgtcaggggtaagtattttacacagagtgtggtgggtgcgtggaatacactgccggctatttgtgtgagagtgtttcagttactgtggggccaggcacccatgcagctcagtgggaacagggaattataccaatggagagagtcaactgagccaagtcacagattggagatggcagaaatgccccattcttagagagacaggaagagcatcagagcgTTCAatgctcattccagataccagcactgtgcccagttagaagatgatttctccaTCCAAAttgtgttgaacttcactgtaacagtgtgatgtcagttcacaccttgacaactcacgtgatctgaaatgttgtcctgcacccattgatggattcttaaaatctttttacaggttacaaaTGACAAGAAATTTGTCTACGGAAATCTCGAAtatagttttgctgtctctgtccagatatttaagaaatggagcaagggattcactcgatcatccttcctgctcagactgtggggagggattcactcggtcatctgacttaCTGGCATGTCCATCATTTTAATCAGGGGggaaaccattcatctgctcagacagtgggaatggattcagtcggtcatttcaactgaatgtatatcagcaagtttacactgggcaaggccattcacctgtgctgtgtgtgagaagggatgcagtcagtcttcccacctgtggacacaccagtcagttcacactgggcagaggctggtcatctgctgaatttatggggtaaggattcactcggtcatctgtcCTAATGGCTCACAAGCGAGTTCTCACCGGGGAGTGGCCGTttacctgttcagactgtgggaagggattcacttgctcatctaaactgaagatccatcaaagaattcacactgaggagaaactgtttacctgctcagactgtgggaagggattcattcagtcatctgaactgaaggtacatcagagagttcacactggggagaggccgttcacctgctcagtctgtgagaagggattcaccacatcatctcacctactgattcacctgtcagttcacactgcagtgagagatttcacctgctcagtctgtgggaagacattcactcagtcatctaacctacagagacaccagcaagttcacactggggagaagctgttcacctgctcagactgtgggaaaggattcactcgatcattcaacctacagagtcatcagcgagttcacactggggagtggctgttcacttgctcagactgtgggaagggattcactcaggcaTCTCACCTacggagacaccagtcagttcacactggggagaagccattcacctgctcagtctgtgggaagacattcactcagtcatccaacctacagacacaccagcgagttcacactggggagaagccgttcacttgctcagactgtggaaagggattcacacagttaggtAGCCTACAaacacaccagttagttcacactggggagcggccgttcacctgctcagactgtgggaagagattcaccacatcatctcacctagtgactcaccagtcagttcacactgcagtgagggatttcatctgttcagtctgtgggaagagattcactcagtcatctaacctacagagacaccagcaagttcacactggggagaagctgttcacctgctcagactgtgggaaaggattcactcgattattcaacctacagagtcaccagcgagttcacactggggagaggctgttcacctgctcagactgtgggaagggattcactcaggcaTCTCACCTacggagacaccagtcagttcacactggggagaagccattcacctgctcagtctgtggaaagacattcactcagtcatccaacctacagacacaccagcgagttcacactggggagaggccgttcacctgctcagactgtggaaagggattcacacagttaggtagcctacaagcacaccagttagttcacactggggagcggccgttcacctgctcagactgtgggaaaggattcaccacatcatctcacctagtgactcaccagtcagttcacactgcagagaGGGATTTCACCCGCTCAGATTGTttgaagggattcactcagtcatctgatctgctggcacaccagtgagttccactggggagaggccgtcgaCCTGcgaatgtgggaaggcattcacacgatCATCTCATCTAttaaaacaccagcgagttcacaccacagATCGTCTGCTCAggctttgggaagagattctgtCAACCGTCTCCaccaaggctgcatcattgtgttccactggggagaggccgttcacctgctgtgaatatgggaagggattcactcagtaatctaaccttgtaacacacgaccgggttcacattggggagaaagtttcaataagctgtaggctggatatttgtccatcccgGTTGCTGAATGCAATTGCGAGAGTGACTGGGGAGTCtggtacaagagggcatgacgtaaggtttgcagggcgcccattcagaacagagatgcggagacatTTTTttgagtcagagagtggtgaatctgtggcatttgttgccacgggcagcagtggaggccaagtcattgggtgtgtttaaggcagagattgataggtatctgagtagtcagggcatcaaaggttatggtgagaaggtgggggaatgggactaaagggctgattggatcagctcatgatgaaatggtggagcagactcgatgggccaaatggccgattctgctcctttgtcttatggtcttatgtgattttttttctcatttgtgttattcctgttcctccttctgtccaaggtagtgttaatctcagtgggtttgagtgtaaatagtcttttctaaacttgtcatttcagttcttacttatctttgtaaattttactgattgaaatgggactaagatattttcattaaaaaaaagtcaatgtcggtattgatggaagtgtttattgcctttgttgtatttgatgactattgagctctgttccacagttttttaaagccttgaaataaatgttgTCAATGGTTTTCCCAATATTGCACTACTTTCTGTTGTTTTTGCTTGTTGATTTTTCAGATACGTGGTTATCAacagtcccaaagaagggtcatggccggaaatgttgattcccatccatagatgctgcctgacctgctgagattctccagcacgTTCTGTGAATTTCTCtcgatttcttgcatctgcaggtCCCCTTGTTTCCCAGATATTTATATGTTTAGTTTAATAACAAGCCGGCtgtggggttgtgtggc
The sequence above is drawn from the Hemitrygon akajei unplaced genomic scaffold, sHemAka1.3 Scf000080, whole genome shotgun sequence genome and encodes:
- the LOC140722570 gene encoding uncharacterized protein — encoded protein: MAHKRVLTGEWPFTCSDCGKGFTCSSKLKIHQRIHTEEKLFTCSDCGKGFIQSSELKVHQRVHTGERPFTCSVCEKGFTTSSHLLIHLSVHTAVRDFTCSVCGKTFTQSSNLQRHQQVHTGEKLFTCSDCGKGFTRSFNLQSHQRVHTGEWLFTCSDCGKGFTQASHLRRHQSVHTGEKPFTCSVCGKTFTQSSNLQTHQRVHTGEKPFTCSDCGKGFTQLGSLQTHQLVHTGERPFTCSDCGKRFTTSSHLVTHQSVHTAVRDFICSVCGKRFTQSSNLQRHQQVHTGEKLFTCSDCGKGFTRLFNLQSHQRVHTGERLFTCSDCGKGFTQASHLRRHQSVHTGEKPFTCSVCGKTFTQSSNLQTHQRVHTGERPFTCSDCGKGFTQLGSLQAHQLVHTGERPFTCSDCGKGFTTSSHLVTHQSVHTAERDFTRSDCLKGFTQSSDLLAHQ